A genomic region of Miscanthus floridulus cultivar M001 chromosome 3, ASM1932011v1, whole genome shotgun sequence contains the following coding sequences:
- the LOC136542990 gene encoding uclacyanin-3-like, protein MAMAAVVFHPVPASAEYYLVGDKAGWTLNYTIGWPEGKAFKVNDSLVTEVDSQTFRECYRQGNTINEWTSGNDTVNLDRPGRRWFFSSLDDHCDMGLKLFVDVVGSAPPAQPPSTPAPAPVTKPPESPSPNTTTTGGQAPAPS, encoded by the exons ATGGCAATGGCGGCCGTGGTCTTCCATCCGGTGCCGGCGTCCGCGGAGTACTACCTGGTTGGGGACAAAGCTGGCTGGACCCTCAACTATACCATCGGCTGGCCGGAAGGGAAAGCCTTCAAAGTTAACGACAGTCTAG TGACGGAGGTGGACAGTCAGACGTTCAGGGAGTGCTACCGGCAGGGCAACACGATCAACGAGTGGACCTCCGGCAACGACACCGTCAACCTGGATAGGCCCGGGAGGCGCTGGTTCTTCTCCAGCCTCGACGACCACTGCGACATGGGCCTCAAGCTATTCGTCGACGTCGTCGGCAGCGCCCCGCCGGCACAGCCGCCCTCGACTCCAGCCCCGGCGCCGGTAACGAAGCCGCCAGAATCGCCTTCACCTAATACTACCACTACCGGCGGCCAGGCGCCCGCTCCGTCATAA